One window from the genome of Procambarus clarkii isolate CNS0578487 chromosome 90, FALCON_Pclarkii_2.0, whole genome shotgun sequence encodes:
- the LOC123748505 gene encoding integumentary mucin A.1-like: MRYEISPTEQGGYNYNKTITIRRSTVTGTTPTITTRASTITGITTISLQELPESLLLPQPTLPELPLSVLLPSTITTRPTTGTGTIPTRATTGTGTIPTRATTGTGTIPTRATTGTGTIPTITTGASTVTGSRTTTVSELPLPLVLPPSITAIDTGTTPTLTTRTSTVTVTTLDITTRATTGIDTTPTITTRASTGIGTTLTITTRATTGTDNTPKITTRAPTVTGTTTNITTRTSTVTGTAPDITVTATTGTD; encoded by the exons ATGAGATACGAGATCAGCCCCACAGAACAAGGAGGATATAACTACAACAAAAC AATCACTATCAGACGATCCACTGTCACTGGTACTACCCCAACCATCACTACCAGAGCTTCCACTATCACTGGTATTACCACTATATCACTACAAGAGCTACCAGAGTCATTGTTACTACCCCAACCAACATTACCAGAGCTACCACTCTCAGTGCTACTACCCTCTACAATCACTACCAGACCTACCACTGGCACCGGTACTATCCCTACCAGAGCTACCACTGGCACCGGTACTATCCCTACCAGAGCTACCACTGGCACCGGTACTATCCCTACCAGAGCTACCACTGGCACCGGTACTATCCCTACCATCACTACCGGAGCTTCCACTGTCACCGGTTCTAGAACTACCACCGTCTCTG AGCTCCCACTGCCACTGGTACTACCCCCTTCCATCACTGCCATTGACACTGGTACTACCCCTACACTCACCACTAGAACTTCCACTGTCACTGTTACTACCCTTGATATCACTACTAGAGCTACCACTGGCATTGATACTACCCCAACCATCACTACCAGAGCTTCCACTGGCATTGGTACTACCCTTACCATCACTACCAGAGCTACCACTGGCACTGATAATACCCCAAAAATCACTACCAGAGCTCCTACTGTCACTGGTACAACGACAAACATAACTACCAGAACTTCCACTGTCACTGGTACTGCCCCAGACATCACTGTCACAGCTACCACTGGCACTGATTAA